GAAAACTCGAGAAAATGACGACAGTGGTTTTTTGTTATCCAGCAttttatgaatgaaaactcgtgaaaatgatgacagcgTTTTTTTTTGTGaaccagcttttttttttaatgaaaactcgtgaaaatgattacagtggttttttttaaccagcattttatgaatgaaaactcgtgaaaatgatgacgtTTTCTCCTCTTCCATTTGTGCAGGTTGACGAGGGAAGATGTGGCGATCCAAACACTGTCTGTCGGTCCTGGTGCTCGCCTCGCTCCTGCTGGTCACGTGGAGGATGTTCCTCAGCACCGTACAGCTGTCCACAGTGGCGTATTTAACGGCCGACGATCAGGGAACGGGAACGTTTGCACAAATTGACGAGCGAACGTCTGCTGACAAAGATGTGTTAAACGCAGTCCACAGCAATGCCGAGAGACATGTACACTTGGGAAGGCGAGAGACGAACCCAGGAGCTGGCCGCTCACTGGACACAGCGCATTCCAAGGACACCGATCAGACGTCCGCATCCACACATTCATTCACTGTTGCAACTGTATCGGACAACGGATCTGAGGGTGACCCTGAGGGCAAAAACGATGACACGGCCACAGTGGCACGACGATTACTAAAGGATCCAACGGCAGTGAATGGCGACCCCGACAAAGTGGGCTCCCCCTACATCCTCACCAAACAAGAGGCCGCGTTTTGCTTGCAGTGGAAGGACAAGCAGCCCCCACAACGCGACCAGGACGAGGAGAAAGCCAAACTCATCCTCTACTGGCAAGAGGAAGAACATTTTCCTGAGACGACGTTCAAGGACAGGTGCTTTAGGCCCACGAAAGGGCCATGCAAGATGACGTTCGATGCCTCACAGCAGCCCAGGGCGGACGCTGTTATCTTCCACGCCTCCCGGATAAATAGACCCGAGCCGCCTTTCCGCAAACCGCCCGGTCAGGTCTGGATCGCCAGGTCACTGGAGGCACCTCCTCACTGGTGCCCAGACTACAAGGCCCCCGGGTGGCGCGGGGTCTTCAACTGGACC
This region of Littorina saxatilis isolate snail1 linkage group LG8, US_GU_Lsax_2.0, whole genome shotgun sequence genomic DNA includes:
- the LOC138974294 gene encoding alpha-(1,3)-fucosyltransferase C-like; the protein is MWRSKHCLSVLVLASLLLVTWRMFLSTVQLSTVAYLTADDQGTGTFAQIDERTSADKDVLNAVHSNAERHVHLGRRETNPGAGRSLDTAHSKDTDQTSASTHSFTVATVSDNGSEGDPEGKNDDTATVARRLLKDPTAVNGDPDKVGSPYILTKQEAAFCLQWKDKQPPQRDQDEEKAKLILYWQEEEHFPETTFKDRCFRPTKGPCKMTFDASQQPRADAVIFHASRINRPEPPFRKPPGQVWIARSLEAPPHWCPDYKAPGWRGVFNWTFTYAPDSDIFSPVGHLVREVRPPKRNFRLIAAKKTRSVAWFVSTCHTQGKYGSRREDFAKELGKHIDVDIYGKCGTLTCAKNQGLLCYDLLTLKYRFYLSAENTVCRSYVTEKFFDKFHAQVDVIPVVLGGADYRKYFPDGTYINAADFSSPKDLAKYLHALGKKLDDYAAMLERKAWFSHSRCKMSEPWCKLCDMLHEPHPIPKVYDDVSAWLDNDACLQTSNLSYYWEK